Proteins encoded together in one Bradyrhizobium sp. PSBB068 window:
- a CDS encoding DUF3606 domain-containing protein, with translation MADDKKKRGTQDRALIALSESYEVAYWSKKFKVTPAKLRAAVKKVGHSARKVEAHFKEQRHRAADRARIAIHEPYEVRYWSKKFKVTPARLKAAVAEVGHSSKKVEAYFATKKKAAKKKKAAKKTVKKAAKRKTS, from the coding sequence ATGGCCGACGATAAGAAGAAGCGGGGCACGCAAGACCGTGCCCTGATCGCGTTGAGCGAGTCCTACGAAGTTGCGTACTGGTCCAAGAAGTTCAAGGTCACGCCGGCGAAGCTCAGGGCTGCCGTCAAGAAGGTCGGACATTCCGCCAGGAAGGTGGAAGCCCATTTCAAGGAGCAGCGCCACAGGGCCGCTGACCGCGCGCGGATCGCGATCCACGAGCCCTACGAGGTCCGCTACTGGTCGAAGAAGTTCAAGGTGACCCCTGCCCGGCTCAAGGCCGCCGTGGCCGAGGTCGGACATTCCTCGAAGAAGGTCGAGGCCTACTTCGCGACGAAGAAGAAAGCCGCGAAGAAAAAGAAGGCTGCGAAGAAGACCGTCAAGAAGGCTGCCAAGCGCAAGACGAGCTGA
- a CDS encoding lectin, with translation MKVAQIAVPACLAFVVMAAAPASAQTAETGFFVTSNGIGNGGNLGGLAGADNHCQTLAQAAGFGAPKTWRAYLSTQAADGNPAVNARDRIGKGPWKNVKGVVVAKDVADLHSADNNLTKQTALSEKGEVINGAGDTPNRHDVLTGSQADGTAFATGEDRTCKNWTSSTQGSAMVGHFDRKGLREDEPSKSWNTSHPSRGPDGGCSQADLKSTGGDGLLYCFAAN, from the coding sequence ATGAAGGTTGCTCAAATCGCGGTTCCCGCCTGTCTTGCGTTCGTCGTCATGGCTGCAGCGCCGGCCAGCGCGCAGACCGCCGAGACCGGCTTCTTCGTGACCAGCAACGGCATCGGCAATGGCGGCAATCTCGGCGGACTCGCCGGCGCCGACAATCATTGCCAGACCCTGGCGCAAGCCGCGGGCTTCGGTGCGCCGAAGACGTGGCGCGCCTATCTCTCGACCCAGGCTGCCGATGGAAACCCCGCGGTCAATGCGCGCGACCGCATCGGCAAGGGGCCGTGGAAGAACGTGAAGGGCGTCGTGGTCGCCAAGGACGTCGCCGACCTGCACAGCGCCGACAATAATCTCACGAAGCAGACCGCCTTGTCCGAGAAGGGCGAGGTCATCAACGGTGCCGGCGACACGCCGAACCGTCACGACGTGCTGACGGGATCGCAGGCGGACGGGACTGCGTTTGCGACCGGCGAGGATCGCACCTGCAAGAACTGGACGAGCAGCACGCAAGGTTCCGCCATGGTCGGGCATTTCGACCGCAAGGGCCTGCGCGAGGACGAGCCGTCAAAATCCTGGAACACGTCGCATCCCTCGCGCGGTCCCGACGGCGGCTGCTCGCAGGCCGACCTGAAGAGCACCGGCGGCGACGGCCTGCTGTACTGCTTCGCAGCGAATTGA
- a CDS encoding TIM44-like domain-containing protein yields the protein MNFSQRTRGIVRAIAVAMALALPVMMTVSAADARVGGGGSRGSRTFSAPPSTSTAPGSVAPMNRTFSQPGSPGMNSTAAANSGGLLGRGGMGRGLLGGLAAGFLGAGLFGMLFGGGLFSGLGGLSSMLGLLLQIGLIVLVVRLAMSWWQRRNTPAAAYAGGPDVGPGPQANARSGFGFGLGGGSNAPVEIAPADYETFERLLGDIQTAWSNEDIAKLHTLATPEMVSYFSKDLEGNKLRNVTNKVTNVKLLQGDLAEAWREGDSEYATVAMRYALVDTMLERGTGRQVSGGQPEEVTEVWTFVRQRGGNWELSAIQQTN from the coding sequence ATGAATTTCTCGCAACGCACGCGTGGAATTGTTCGGGCGATCGCCGTCGCGATGGCGCTGGCGCTGCCTGTGATGATGACCGTCTCGGCGGCCGACGCCCGCGTCGGCGGTGGCGGCTCGCGCGGCTCGCGGACATTCTCCGCGCCGCCCTCGACCAGCACCGCGCCGGGCTCGGTTGCGCCGATGAACCGCACCTTCAGCCAGCCTGGTAGCCCGGGGATGAACTCGACGGCGGCCGCGAACTCCGGCGGCTTGCTCGGCCGTGGCGGAATGGGGCGCGGCCTGCTCGGCGGCCTGGCCGCGGGTTTCCTCGGGGCTGGCCTGTTTGGCATGCTGTTCGGCGGCGGCTTGTTCTCGGGTCTCGGCGGCCTGTCGTCGATGCTCGGCCTGCTTCTGCAGATCGGTCTGATCGTGCTCGTGGTCCGGCTCGCGATGTCGTGGTGGCAGCGGCGCAATACGCCGGCCGCCGCTTACGCGGGCGGACCCGACGTCGGCCCCGGTCCGCAGGCGAACGCCCGCTCGGGTTTCGGCTTTGGCCTCGGCGGCGGGTCGAACGCGCCGGTCGAGATCGCGCCTGCCGACTATGAGACGTTCGAGCGGCTGCTCGGCGACATCCAGACCGCGTGGTCGAACGAGGACATTGCGAAGCTGCACACGCTCGCGACTCCGGAAATGGTGTCGTACTTCTCGAAGGACCTCGAGGGGAACAAGCTACGCAACGTCACCAACAAGGTGACCAATGTGAAGCTCTTGCAGGGCGATCTGGCGGAAGCCTGGCGGGAAGGCGACAGCGAATATGCGACGGTCGCGATGCGCTACGCCTTGGTCGACACGATGCTGGAACGCGGCACCGGTCGCCAGGTCAGCGGCGGGCAGCCGGAGGAGGTCACCGAGGTCTGGACCTTCGTGCGCCAGCGCGGCGGCAACTGGGAGCTTTCGGCGATCCAGCAGACCAACTGA
- a CDS encoding PAS domain-containing protein — MTADSNDPPVTEPFVAHGPARRSGSILLVVLIAIGIVAVAVWLMTIGRTQAQPYILGVLALLATAGLFNLFALAAGIIRFSDRATDDPVMARIADQAQEGLVVTDARGHVVYSNAAYLTLTGAAGPQDVRPVERVFIGNPDVSEAVFRLLKAAREGKRQQEEVRVAGHEAGQGSGQGRWLRLRVRPLGEGKRDAKYAVWSIADITRDRERQEDVFQELRHAIEYLDHAPCGFFSVNPAGEIAYVNATLANWLDYDLAEIGSGGLKLTDIVSGDGAALLTSIAAVPGEVKTEVFDIDLRMRGGKTVPVRLYHKLAFGADGAAGASRTLVISRARDEHSDPERAAEVRFMRFFDHTPMAIATVDRGGNVVGANARYAKLAQGLNGDGGAAKSIFRAVNPRDRGLLIAAINQAAEGQGDIAPVEVMLDGPKERFAQFFVTTVEKDERDAETAIVYMLETTERRALENQINQSQKMEMVGQLAGGIAHDFNNVLSAIMMANDFLLNAHKPTDPSFQDIMQIKQNATRAATLVRQLLAFSRRQTLRPQVLDLGDALSDLTMLLRRLIGEKVKLDLVHGRDLWPVKVDVSQFEQVVVNLAVNARDAMPDGGKLIIRTANVPTEETVQLANKGMPAADYVKIEIADTGTGIPHEIIDKIFEPFFSTKEVGKGTGLGLSTVYGIVKQTGGFIYVDSVPGGGTTFRIYLPRHRQEQEVAPEVQVGNGAAKEAVAAEAANPKPDLTGQGTILLVEDEDGLRALNARGLRSRGYSVIEAANGVEALEAFEEKNGAVDLVVSDVVMPEMDGPTLLKEMRSRNAELKIIFVSGYAEDAFEKSLPENQQFAFLPKPFTLTQLVAAVKETMTAN, encoded by the coding sequence ATGACCGCCGATAGCAACGATCCTCCCGTGACCGAGCCGTTCGTGGCTCACGGGCCAGCCCGGCGGAGCGGCAGCATCCTCTTGGTGGTGCTGATCGCGATCGGCATCGTCGCGGTGGCGGTCTGGCTCATGACCATCGGCCGTACCCAGGCACAGCCCTATATCCTCGGCGTGCTGGCCCTGCTTGCCACCGCCGGACTGTTCAACCTGTTCGCCCTGGCCGCAGGCATCATCCGCTTCTCCGACCGCGCCACCGACGACCCGGTGATGGCGCGGATCGCCGACCAGGCCCAGGAAGGGCTCGTCGTCACCGACGCCCGCGGCCACGTGGTCTATTCCAACGCCGCCTATCTGACGTTGACCGGTGCGGCCGGTCCGCAGGACGTTCGTCCGGTCGAGCGCGTCTTCATCGGCAACCCCGATGTCTCCGAAGCGGTGTTCCGCCTCTTGAAGGCCGCGCGCGAGGGCAAGCGGCAGCAGGAGGAGGTCCGCGTCGCCGGGCATGAGGCCGGGCAGGGTAGTGGACAAGGCCGCTGGCTGCGGCTGCGGGTCCGCCCGCTCGGCGAAGGCAAGCGCGACGCCAAATATGCGGTGTGGTCGATCGCCGACATCACCCGCGACCGCGAGCGCCAGGAGGATGTGTTCCAGGAGCTGCGGCACGCGATCGAATATCTCGATCATGCGCCGTGCGGCTTCTTCTCGGTCAATCCGGCCGGCGAGATCGCCTATGTCAACGCCACGTTGGCGAATTGGCTGGACTACGATCTGGCCGAGATCGGCTCAGGCGGCCTCAAGCTGACCGACATCGTGTCGGGCGACGGCGCGGCATTGCTGACCTCGATCGCGGCCGTGCCGGGCGAGGTCAAGACCGAGGTGTTCGACATCGACCTGCGGATGCGCGGCGGCAAGACCGTGCCGGTGCGGCTCTATCACAAGCTCGCCTTCGGCGCCGACGGCGCGGCGGGCGCCTCGCGCACGCTGGTGATCAGCCGCGCCCGCGACGAGCATTCCGATCCGGAGCGCGCCGCCGAGGTGCGCTTCATGCGCTTCTTCGACCATACGCCGATGGCGATCGCGACCGTCGACCGCGGCGGCAACGTGGTCGGCGCCAATGCGCGCTATGCCAAGCTGGCGCAGGGGCTGAACGGCGACGGCGGCGCGGCCAAGTCGATCTTCCGCGCGGTCAACCCGCGCGACCGTGGCCTGTTGATCGCCGCGATCAACCAGGCTGCCGAAGGGCAGGGCGATATCGCGCCGGTCGAGGTGATGCTCGACGGGCCCAAGGAGCGCTTCGCGCAGTTCTTCGTCACGACCGTGGAGAAGGACGAGCGCGACGCCGAGACCGCGATCGTCTACATGCTCGAGACCACCGAGCGGCGCGCACTGGAAAACCAGATCAACCAGTCGCAGAAGATGGAGATGGTCGGCCAGCTCGCCGGCGGCATCGCGCACGACTTCAACAACGTGCTGTCGGCCATCATGATGGCCAACGACTTCCTGCTGAACGCGCACAAGCCGACCGACCCGTCGTTCCAGGACATCATGCAGATCAAGCAGAACGCCACCCGCGCCGCGACGCTGGTGCGACAGCTGCTGGCGTTCTCGCGCCGCCAGACGCTGCGGCCGCAGGTGCTCGATCTCGGCGATGCTTTGTCCGATCTCACCATGCTGCTGCGCCGGCTGATCGGCGAGAAGGTCAAGCTCGATCTCGTGCATGGCCGAGATCTGTGGCCGGTGAAGGTCGACGTCTCGCAATTCGAGCAGGTGGTGGTCAATCTCGCGGTCAACGCGCGCGATGCGATGCCCGACGGCGGCAAGCTGATCATCCGCACCGCCAACGTGCCGACCGAGGAAACCGTCCAACTCGCCAACAAGGGCATGCCGGCAGCGGACTATGTCAAGATCGAGATCGCGGACACCGGCACCGGCATTCCGCACGAGATCATCGACAAGATCTTCGAGCCGTTCTTCTCGACCAAGGAAGTCGGCAAGGGCACCGGCCTCGGCCTGTCCACGGTGTACGGCATCGTCAAGCAGACCGGCGGCTTCATCTATGTCGATTCCGTGCCGGGCGGCGGCACCACGTTCCGGATCTATCTGCCCCGGCATCGCCAGGAGCAGGAGGTCGCACCGGAGGTGCAAGTCGGCAACGGCGCGGCAAAGGAAGCCGTCGCCGCGGAAGCCGCCAATCCGAAACCCGACCTCACCGGGCAGGGCACCATCCTGCTGGTCGAGGACGAGGACGGCCTGCGCGCGCTGAATGCGCGCGGTCTCCGCTCGCGCGGCTACAGCGTGATCGAGGCGGCCAACGGCGTCGAGGCGCTGGAGGCATTCGAGGAGAAGAACGGCGCCGTCGATCTCGTCGTCTCCGACGTCGTGATGCCGGAGATGGACGGGCCGACGCTGCTGAAGGAGATGCGCAGCCGCAATGCGGAGCTGAAGATCATCTTCGTCTCCGGCTATGCCGAGGATGCGTTCGAGAAGAGCCTGCCGGAAAACCAGCAATTCGCGTTCCTGCCGAAGCCGTTCACGCTGACGCAACTGGTCGCCGCGGTGAAGGAAACCATGACGGCGAACTAG
- the flhB gene encoding flagellar biosynthesis protein FlhB codes for MADDTEDKTEDPTQKRLDEALEKGDVVKSQEVNTWFIIAGATLVLSTFSGSIGGGILMPLRNLIANSWMIRTDGAGLLQLTQTLGYAVVAAIGVPFLMLALAAVAGNMIQHQLVWSGEQLKPKFSKISPAAGFKRLFGKQAVANFLKGLFKLIALGVVMVMVLWPDRMRMESFLRIDPAELLPAITGMTVHLLAAVVAILAAVAIADYFFQYRTWYERHKMSLQEMKEEFKQSEGDPHVKGRIKQLRVQRAKKRMMAQVPKASVIITNPTHYSVALAYDRSMSAPICVAKGVDVLAFKIREIAKEHDIPIVENVPLARALYATVDIDKEIPVEHYHAVAEIIGYVMRLRRGLSGLRQ; via the coding sequence ATGGCCGACGATACCGAAGACAAAACAGAAGACCCTACGCAAAAACGTCTCGACGAAGCCCTTGAGAAAGGCGACGTCGTCAAGAGCCAGGAGGTCAACACCTGGTTCATCATCGCCGGCGCCACGCTGGTGCTGTCGACCTTCTCGGGCTCGATCGGCGGCGGCATCTTGATGCCGCTGCGCAATTTGATCGCCAATTCATGGATGATCCGCACCGACGGTGCCGGCCTGCTGCAACTGACCCAGACGCTCGGCTACGCCGTGGTCGCGGCGATCGGCGTGCCGTTCCTGATGCTCGCGCTGGCCGCGGTCGCCGGCAACATGATCCAGCACCAGCTGGTGTGGTCGGGCGAGCAGCTCAAGCCGAAATTCTCCAAGATCTCGCCGGCCGCCGGCTTCAAGCGGCTGTTCGGCAAGCAGGCGGTGGCGAACTTCCTGAAGGGCCTGTTCAAGCTGATCGCGCTCGGCGTCGTCATGGTCATGGTGTTGTGGCCGGATCGGATGCGGATGGAATCGTTCCTGCGGATCGATCCGGCCGAACTGCTGCCCGCCATCACCGGCATGACGGTGCACCTGCTGGCGGCGGTGGTCGCGATCCTCGCCGCAGTTGCGATCGCCGACTACTTCTTCCAGTACCGGACCTGGTACGAGCGTCACAAGATGTCGCTGCAGGAGATGAAGGAGGAGTTCAAGCAGTCGGAAGGCGACCCGCACGTCAAGGGCAGGATCAAGCAGTTGCGGGTGCAGCGCGCCAAGAAGCGCATGATGGCCCAGGTTCCGAAGGCCTCGGTGATCATCACCAACCCGACCCACTATTCGGTCGCGCTGGCCTACGACCGCAGCATGTCGGCCCCGATCTGCGTCGCCAAGGGCGTCGACGTCCTCGCCTTCAAGATCAGGGAGATCGCCAAGGAGCACGACATCCCGATCGTGGAGAACGTGCCTCTGGCCCGGGCGCTCTATGCCACCGTCGACATCGACAAGGAAATCCCGGTCGAGCACTATCACGCGGTTGCCGAAATCATCGGTTACGTGATGCGGCTGAGGCGCGGCCTGTCCGGCCTGCGGCAGTAA
- the fliR gene encoding flagellar type III secretion system protein FliR has translation MRIDVSLLPALAAIFVLVFARVGAMVMLLPGFGESNIPARVKLSIALLLTLIILPLHRNAYHVDLTSISSLGVLMVHELIIGIVLGATARVTLSALNVAGSVIAQQLGLGFVTAVDPTQGQQGQIIGNFLTILGLTLLFATDSHYLVIAALSESYRIFSPGEIMPTGDVAALATNAFSAAFKIGLQLSAPFLVFGLVFNIGLGVLARLMPQMQVYFVGVPLSIMVGFLIFAVVLAAMMSTYFDYFNGVMRQLAPMN, from the coding sequence ATGCGCATCGATGTCTCCCTGCTGCCGGCGCTGGCCGCAATCTTCGTGCTGGTCTTCGCGCGCGTGGGCGCCATGGTGATGCTGCTGCCTGGTTTCGGCGAGAGCAACATCCCGGCGCGGGTCAAGCTGTCGATCGCGCTGCTCTTGACGCTGATCATCCTGCCTTTGCATCGCAACGCCTATCACGTCGACCTGACGTCGATCTCCTCGCTTGGTGTCCTGATGGTGCATGAGCTCATCATCGGTATCGTGCTCGGCGCGACCGCACGGGTGACGCTGTCGGCGCTCAACGTCGCGGGCTCCGTGATCGCCCAGCAGCTCGGGCTCGGTTTCGTCACCGCGGTGGACCCGACCCAGGGCCAGCAGGGCCAGATCATCGGCAACTTCCTCACCATTCTCGGCCTGACGCTGCTGTTTGCCACGGACAGCCACTATCTCGTCATCGCGGCGTTGAGCGAGAGCTACCGGATCTTCTCGCCGGGCGAGATCATGCCGACCGGCGACGTCGCTGCGCTTGCGACCAACGCCTTCTCGGCCGCCTTCAAGATCGGCCTGCAATTGTCGGCGCCGTTCCTGGTGTTCGGGCTCGTCTTCAACATCGGGCTCGGCGTGCTGGCGCGGCTGATGCCGCAGATGCAGGTCTACTTCGTCGGCGTGCCGCTCTCGATCATGGTCGGCTTCCTGATCTTCGCCGTGGTGCTCGCGGCGATGATGAGCACCTATTTCGACTACTTCAACGGCGTCATGCGCCAACTCGCTCCAATGAACTAG
- the fliQ gene encoding flagellar biosynthesis protein FliQ, whose protein sequence is MTGPETLDVARDAIWTIVIVSSPLMVVGLVVGVVVSLFQALTQIQEQTLVFVPKILAIFVTLLLALPFMADSLSSHMMRISSRIIGG, encoded by the coding sequence ATGACCGGCCCTGAAACTCTCGACGTGGCGCGCGATGCGATCTGGACGATCGTGATCGTGTCGTCGCCCTTGATGGTGGTCGGCCTCGTGGTCGGCGTCGTGGTGTCGCTGTTCCAGGCGCTGACCCAGATCCAGGAGCAGACGCTGGTCTTCGTACCGAAGATCCTCGCGATCTTCGTCACATTGCTGCTGGCGCTGCCGTTCATGGCGGATTCGCTCAGTAGCCACATGATGCGGATTTCGTCGCGAATCATCGGCGGTTGA
- the fliE gene encoding flagellar hook-basal body complex protein FliE, whose translation MATPTVAANAYASLARMMERGGAEKAGTQAVAGPSFSALLKDSVGSVLEAGKKSDAQTMAMASGKANVMDVVTAVADTDVAVSTLVSVRDRVIQAYEDIMKMPI comes from the coding sequence ATGGCTACCCCGACAGTCGCCGCCAACGCCTATGCCAGCCTCGCGAGGATGATGGAGCGCGGCGGCGCCGAGAAGGCCGGCACGCAGGCGGTCGCCGGCCCGTCCTTCAGCGCGCTGCTCAAGGACTCGGTCGGCAGCGTGCTGGAAGCGGGCAAGAAGTCCGACGCGCAGACCATGGCGATGGCCTCGGGCAAGGCGAACGTGATGGACGTGGTGACGGCGGTCGCCGACACCGACGTCGCGGTGTCGACGCTGGTCTCGGTCCGCGACCGCGTGATCCAGGCCTACGAAGACATCATGAAGATGCCGATCTGA
- the flgC gene encoding flagellar basal body rod protein FlgC: MADGTSDFARSMSIATSGLRAQAGRMRVISENIANADSTAQTAGGDPYRRKVPTFSSALDRSLDAQVVTLGRIRPDQSSFRIKHEPGNPAADASGNVKYPNVNSMVEMTDMRDAQRSYEANLNIISATRRMIQRTLDILKS; this comes from the coding sequence ATGGCAGATGGAACGAGTGATTTCGCCCGCTCGATGAGCATTGCGACCTCCGGCCTGCGTGCGCAGGCCGGGCGGATGCGGGTGATCTCGGAAAATATCGCCAACGCCGATTCGACGGCGCAGACTGCAGGCGGCGATCCCTACCGCCGCAAGGTGCCGACGTTCTCCTCCGCGCTCGATCGCTCGCTCGACGCCCAGGTCGTGACGCTCGGCCGGATCCGCCCCGATCAGTCGTCATTCCGCATCAAGCACGAGCCCGGCAATCCGGCGGCGGACGCCTCCGGCAACGTCAAATATCCGAACGTCAATTCGATGGTCGAAATGACCGACATGCGCGACGCCCAGCGCTCCTATGAGGCGAACCTCAACATCATCAGCGCGACGCGGCGGATGATCCAGCGCACGCTCGACATCCTCAAATCCTGA
- the flgB gene encoding flagellar basal body rod protein FlgB, whose amino-acid sequence MAMNDLPILSALRTKMQWHQERQRVLAENISNSDTPNFRPRDLVEPKFDKGGAAVGGGVGTLPMMQTSATHMAASGAPDTFDNDRGKSGFQTRPAGNAVNLEEQMLKVSANQMDFAAATSLYSKSLHLLKTAIGKG is encoded by the coding sequence ATGGCCATGAACGATCTCCCGATCCTGTCGGCGTTGCGCACCAAGATGCAGTGGCACCAGGAGCGCCAGCGGGTGCTCGCCGAGAACATTTCCAATTCAGACACGCCGAACTTCCGGCCGCGCGACCTGGTCGAGCCGAAGTTCGACAAGGGTGGCGCGGCGGTCGGCGGTGGGGTGGGGACGCTGCCGATGATGCAGACCAGCGCCACCCACATGGCAGCCTCCGGCGCGCCCGACACGTTCGACAATGATCGCGGCAAGAGCGGGTTCCAGACCCGCCCGGCCGGCAATGCGGTCAATCTCGAGGAGCAGATGCTGAAAGTGTCGGCCAACCAGATGGACTTCGCAGCCGCCACGTCGCTCTACAGCAAAAGCCTGCATTTGCTGAAGACCGCGATCGGCAAGGGCTAG
- a CDS encoding flagellar biosynthetic protein FliO has product MQVITFVLAFVVVLALIGVTAWLVRRFAGNRLGANANRGRMPRLAVIDAAAVDGRRRLVLVRRDNIEHLLMIGGPTDIVVEPNIVRAMPGRDQMSSRPAVAPEAALPRAAPLPDAAWNESEAVRADNFDLPEPELPPRPVRPSFADELRRPPPPIAERRNDPLAGFTAERGEPRPDPMPPRLPPRSEPAIPRAPRAAEPPKAPPPLRAPERAVTPPPPPPPAPPPIATQAPVAAPPASNADANLAEMAQRLEAALRRPTGAGETVAPPVAPEAPPVRAPRSEPPAPPAGGQKSGFENLEDEMASLLGRPKNPS; this is encoded by the coding sequence ATGCAGGTCATTACTTTCGTCTTGGCATTCGTTGTCGTGCTGGCGCTGATCGGCGTCACCGCATGGCTCGTCCGCCGCTTCGCTGGAAACCGCCTCGGCGCCAATGCCAACCGCGGCCGCATGCCGCGCCTGGCGGTGATCGACGCCGCCGCCGTCGACGGCCGCCGCCGGCTGGTCCTGGTCCGCCGCGACAATATCGAGCATCTCCTGATGATCGGCGGCCCCACCGACATCGTCGTCGAGCCGAACATCGTGCGCGCCATGCCCGGCCGCGACCAGATGTCGAGCCGGCCCGCGGTCGCCCCCGAGGCTGCGCTGCCACGTGCCGCACCGCTCCCGGACGCTGCCTGGAACGAGAGCGAGGCCGTCCGCGCCGACAATTTCGATCTTCCCGAGCCCGAGCTGCCGCCGCGTCCGGTGCGCCCCTCCTTTGCCGACGAGCTGCGGCGGCCCCCGCCGCCGATCGCCGAGCGCCGCAATGATCCGCTCGCGGGCTTCACAGCCGAGCGGGGCGAGCCGCGGCCTGATCCAATGCCGCCGCGCCTGCCGCCGCGCTCCGAGCCTGCCATCCCCCGTGCGCCGCGCGCTGCCGAACCGCCGAAGGCGCCACCGCCGCTGCGTGCGCCCGAGCGCGCCGTGACCCCGCCGCCACCGCCTCCCCCGGCTCCGCCGCCGATCGCAACGCAGGCGCCAGTGGCCGCCCCGCCCGCATCGAACGCCGATGCCAATCTCGCCGAGATGGCGCAGCGGCTCGAGGCAGCCCTGCGGCGCCCGACCGGTGCCGGCGAGACCGTCGCCCCGCCGGTTGCACCCGAGGCGCCGCCGGTGCGTGCCCCGCGCAGCGAGCCACCCGCCCCACCGGCCGGCGGACAGAAGAGCGGGTTCGAGAACCTAGAGGACGAGATGGCATCGCTGCTCGGCCGACCGAAGAACCCTTCGTGA
- the fliP gene encoding flagellar type III secretion system pore protein FliP (The bacterial flagellar biogenesis protein FliP forms a type III secretion system (T3SS)-type pore required for flagellar assembly.) yields MRFGAVPRRVFFIAVLIAAGSFADPAMAQDISINLGGGNGGVTERAIQLIALLTVLSIAPSILVMMTSFTRIVVVLSLLRTALGTATAPPNSVMIALAMFLTAFVMGPVLQKSYDDGIKPLVANQIGVEEALQRASVPLRGFMQKNVREKDLKLFMDLSGEPPPATPDEMSLRILVPAFMISELKRAFEIGFLLFLPFLIIDLVVASVLMSMGMMMLPPVVVSLPFKLIFFVLVDGWALVAGSLVQSYGG; encoded by the coding sequence GTGAGGTTCGGGGCCGTCCCGCGTAGAGTTTTTTTCATCGCTGTCCTGATCGCCGCCGGATCCTTTGCCGATCCGGCGATGGCGCAGGATATCAGCATCAACCTCGGCGGCGGCAATGGCGGCGTGACCGAGCGCGCGATCCAGCTGATCGCGCTGCTCACGGTGCTGTCGATCGCGCCGTCGATCCTGGTCATGATGACGTCGTTCACGCGCATCGTGGTGGTGCTCTCGCTGCTGCGCACCGCGCTCGGCACCGCCACCGCGCCGCCGAACTCGGTGATGATCGCGCTCGCGATGTTCCTCACCGCGTTCGTGATGGGGCCGGTGCTGCAGAAATCCTATGACGACGGCATCAAGCCGCTGGTCGCCAACCAGATCGGCGTCGAGGAAGCGCTGCAGCGCGCCTCGGTGCCGCTGCGCGGCTTCATGCAGAAGAACGTCCGCGAGAAGGATCTGAAGTTGTTCATGGACCTCTCCGGCGAGCCGCCGCCGGCGACGCCCGACGAGATGTCGCTGCGCATCCTGGTGCCGGCCTTCATGATCTCAGAGCTGAAGCGTGCCTTCGAGATCGGCTTCCTGCTGTTCCTGCCGTTCCTGATCATCGACCTCGTGGTCGCCTCGGTGCTGATGTCGATGGGCATGATGATGCTGCCGCCGGTCGTGGTGTCGCTGCCGTTCAAGCTGATCTTCTTCGTCCTGGTCGACGGCTGGGCGCTGGTCGCCGGCAGCCTGGTGCAGAGTTACGGGGGGTAG